Proteins from one Sabethes cyaneus chromosome 2, idSabCyanKW18_F2, whole genome shotgun sequence genomic window:
- the LOC128736112 gene encoding homeobox protein MSH-D, whose translation MDITNNVNSAGSKKVKNNFSIEHLLAKPEKQKFEEAQCDSETNVGALQTEYHSKQDQYEKSNSEYLTGNATSPDSSCNDELMDNCSESASEESASGTSDDRKKRPRTAFSAAQIKALETEFERGKYLSVAKRTALAKSLHLTETQIKIWFQNRRTKWKRKYTADVEQLASHYYSQLGIGNYARPMVVGDRLWLFSQSPNGPTPVQSLLLNTPPSIGPTHPAMRQFQPIPSNQPGVPSFASRSSNGYTVNYFQKSGVPTQPTSFLNRIPGSFKPITMEEDPRFYKTATETIDGYYGAFKFGPSELVNEELSSTSGSGIADLERAFGNPSSLLGGQSSRISETQQREILNGTMHSDEHNRLKDISMDSSSEIDCEEVDDKD comes from the exons ATGGATATAACGAATAATGTCAACAGTGCAGGcagcaaaaaagtgaaaaataattttagcATAGAACATTTATTGGCAAAACcggaaaagcagaaatttgaagAAGCTCAATGTGATAGTGAAACGAACGTTGGTGCTCTGCAAACGGAATATCACTCTAAACAAGATCAATACGAAAAATCAAACAGTGAATATCTAACGGGAAATGCCACTTCACCAGATTCTAGCTGTAATGATGAACTTATGGATAACTGCAGCGAGTCAGCATCGGAAGAAAGTGCCAGCG GTACAAGCGATGATCGGAAGAAGCGACCAAGAACAGCTTTCTCTGCTGCTCAAATAAAAGCCCTGGAAACAGAATTTGAAcgtggaaaatatttatctgttGCTAAAAGAACCGCTTTAGCGAAATCACTCCACCTTACTGAAACGCAGATCAAGATTTGGTTTCAAAATCGTCGAACCAAATGGAAACGCAAATACACCGCTGATGTTGAGCAACTGGCATCGCACTACTACTCGCAACTAGGAATCGGAAACTATGCCCGACCGATGGTAGTTGGGGACCGATTATGGCTCTTTAGTCAGAGTCCAAATGGTCCCACTCCAGTGCAATCACTGCTCTTAAATACACCCCCTTCGATAGGCCCAACTCATCCAGCGATGCGACAGTTTCAACCAATTCCCTCTAATCAACCTGGAGTTCCATCGTTTGCCAGTCGTTCAAGCAATGGGTACACCGtaaactattttcaaaaatccgGAGTACCTACTCAACCAACTAGCTTTCTTAACCGAATACCTGGTTCGTTCAAACCGATAACTATGGAAGAGGATCCCAGGTTCTATAAAACTGCAACGGAAACTATCGACGGTTACTATGGAGCATTCAAATTTGGTCCTTCCGAATTGGTTAACGAAGAGCTTTCTTCAACAAGTGGTTCCGGTATAGCAGACTTAGAAAGAGCTTTCGGAAATCCTAGTAGTCTGCTAGGTGGTCAAAGCTCACGAATAAGTGAAACTCAGCAAAGGGAAATCCTGAATGGCACCATGCATTCTGACGAACACAACAGACTGAAAGATATTTCGATGGATTCATCCAGTGAGATAGATTGTGAGGAAGTTGATGATAAAGATTGA